Genomic segment of Fervidobacterium gondwanense DSM 13020:
GGAGGTATTCCATTGGGATGGCGAATTTTCGATTTTCAACTTTAAATATCAGTGCTTTAATGTAGAGTGTATGTAGTGGTATTTTTAAACTTATTTTTGAACCCTTGGAGGGGATCCAGTCAAGATTGACCTGCCCGCCGATTTTGTTCATCGTTGACAATACTATATCCATTCCGTATCCGCGTCCGGAGATCTGACTGACTTGATCCTTTGTTGAAAATCCGGGAAGGAATATTAAATTCGCTACTTCCTTCTCTGAAAGCTTATCTGCTTCTTCCTTGCTAATAAGGCCTTGTTTCACGGCTTTTTCTTTTATCTTTTTCGTGTCAAAACCTCTCCCGTCATCGCTTATTTCAATCATTGCGAAGTTACCACTGTAGCTCGCAGAAATCTTTACAGTACCGGTTTCTGGTTTGCCGAATTGTTTTCGTTCTTCAGGATACTCTATTCCATGATCTACCGCATTCCTGAGCATGTGCGTTATGGGATCCACAAGTAACTCTACGATATCTCTATCAACCTCTACATCTTCACCTTCAACAATAACTTCTATTTTTTTGCCCAAGTTTTTAGCGAGCTCTCGTGTTGTTCTACGGAATTGGTTAAAAAGGTATCTTAACGGTATCTTTCTGACATCCAAAGCTACATTCGACAATTCGTACGTAAGCCTCGAAAACTTTCTCTCGAAATTCTCAATAACTTCTGCTGCATTATCAGTAAAGTGGCTTGTTCTAATAAGATGTCTGAGTTCGTTTTTCATCGTGATGAATTCACTTGCAATTTTGTAAATCTCGTAGATTTTAGTTTTTGCCACCCTTATAGTCTGGAGTTCTGAAGAGATTGGTGATTTTGGCTTTTCTGACTCTATTCGCGTTTTAGGTGTTTCTTGACGCTTTTCAGGTGCGATTCGCGGAGCCTCTTTGAGAATTGTATTCAGTTGTTCTAACGCACTCTTTACATCGCCTGAATCTAAGTGTTCCTTTATACTTGAAACGCGCAATGCTTCTTCTTTTCTGCCAAGTCTTTCAAATGTTTCGCAAATTGTTTCCGCCAAACTCAATGCGATTCGGGAAGTTTCTGATTTTTCAATCGGAGTTTTTGAATCAAAATTGTTCAAAAGATTCATAAGCTCTGAAATCAGGTCATTTATCTGCGATTCTGATAAAGCTTCAGTTACTTTATATGGTTGTACTTTTGGTTTCTCGTGTTCTTTCTTACTGGTTGTTTCTGACAGTCTTTCCAGTAAAACGTTAAGTCTCTCGGTTTCTTCAAAAGGTGTATCGGAAGATATGGCGTTCTGAAATTCTACAATAATATCGACTATTTCATAAAGAATTTCAATATCAGCATTTTCACCCAACTGAATTTTGCTCGACACGTACGTTTCAGCCAAATGCACTAATTCTTGGAGATTTTTGATGTTTTCTAACGACTTTATGATGTTTCCGATTTCTTGAGATAGGGAAAGTACCAACCTTGCACCACCTTTTATGCTGTGAAAAGTTCTCATGATAGAGTGGGCTACGTCCTTTTCAAATGTCTTTTCATAATCCTGGATAAGTCGATCTAATTCCTGTATTCTATCTTCAAGCTCGTCTAAAAAATCTTTAAGAGTACTTTGTGCGAGTTCATGCTCGAATTTTTTCTCCTGTGTACTTGTTTGCTCTTCTTGTTTGCCTTCTGTGTTAGTGTTCTCTTTAACATTTTCCTCATCCTTGCTGTAACTCTCTTCTTTTTGTTCCGAAGGCTCTTCGTTTAGTGATTTTGCCTGAGTCAAAAGATTGCTGAGTTGAAAATTCTCTGGTTTTATCTCTATAAATTCTGTGCTTTCGCGTACTATATCCTCAAGCTGAGAGCATATTTTCCGCACTTCGTTAATGCTGTCAAACATAAAATCGATAAGTTTGTGTGTTGGCTCAACGCCTGAATTAAGAACGTCTTTCAGTGAGCTCTCAATGAAATGTGAAAGTTCTACGACATCTTGCAATTGTAGGAAACCTACAACGCCCTTAATAGTGTGGAAAGCCCTTATCAAGTCAGTCAGCTGTGATTCAGACCACTGGTTTATTACTATTATCTCTTCTGCTTTTGAAAGCAACGTCTCCACCTCTTCAATTATTGCACGAACTATCTCAAATTCTTCTTTTTGGAATTTCATCCTTTTCCTTCCTCCAATATTTGTTTTACCAATTCTATGATGGAGTCTGGTAGAATTGGTTTTATTACGTAGGCACTTGCACCAGATTCCTGGCAACTCTTTGTTCATTCCTTTCATCTACAGTGGTAACAACTATTATCGGTAAATTAAGCGACAGCTCTTTTCGTATTCTTTTTATCATAGTTATGCCGTCGAGTACCGGCATGTTTATATCGGTGATTATACACCTTATTGATGAATTCTGTGGGTGTGATACCAATATTTCAATAGCCTGTGAACCATCCACGGCTTCTAAAACCTCATAACCTGCGAATCTAAGTATATGCGCAAGGTAGTTTCTTGTAGTTTTGGAATCATCGACAATCAGGATTTTAGAGCTCATCTGTCATCACCATTCCTGTAGGTTTTTGATAAACAACCACATTGTTTATCCTTCTTGTGTTGAAAGAAGTGGATATCCGCGCCAAAGACTCTACTTGACTTAAGAAGAGAAAGCCT
This window contains:
- a CDS encoding chemotaxis protein CheA gives rise to the protein MKFQKEEFEIVRAIIEEVETLLSKAEEIIVINQWSESQLTDLIRAFHTIKGVVGFLQLQDVVELSHFIESSLKDVLNSGVEPTHKLIDFMFDSINEVRKICSQLEDIVRESTEFIEIKPENFQLSNLLTQAKSLNEEPSEQKEESYSKDEENVKENTNTEGKQEEQTSTQEKKFEHELAQSTLKDFLDELEDRIQELDRLIQDYEKTFEKDVAHSIMRTFHSIKGGARLVLSLSQEIGNIIKSLENIKNLQELVHLAETYVSSKIQLGENADIEILYEIVDIIVEFQNAISSDTPFEETERLNVLLERLSETTSKKEHEKPKVQPYKVTEALSESQINDLISELMNLLNNFDSKTPIEKSETSRIALSLAETICETFERLGRKEEALRVSSIKEHLDSGDVKSALEQLNTILKEAPRIAPEKRQETPKTRIESEKPKSPISSELQTIRVAKTKIYEIYKIASEFITMKNELRHLIRTSHFTDNAAEVIENFERKFSRLTYELSNVALDVRKIPLRYLFNQFRRTTRELAKNLGKKIEVIVEGEDVEVDRDIVELLVDPITHMLRNAVDHGIEYPEERKQFGKPETGTVKISASYSGNFAMIEISDDGRGFDTKKIKEKAVKQGLISKEEADKLSEKEVANLIFLPGFSTKDQVSQISGRGYGMDIVLSTMNKIGGQVNLDWIPSKGSKISLKIPLHTLYIKALIFKVENRKFAIPMEYLQAVQNIHIKDIHSYKNQQFIRYMTELIPIFSARDLLSSSGSPSTQSTFDKRGKYYALIVKTEKSRFALTVDKIIEEGEYVGMELPYGSPGNFYSGTTITGDGTVALILDPDRFWQFLTLSLRNKDRIPEVEGNHG
- a CDS encoding response regulator, which translates into the protein MSSKILIVDDSKTTRNYLAHILRFAGYEVLEAVDGSQAIEILVSHPQNSSIRCIITDINMPVLDGITMIKRIRKELSLNLPIIVVTTVDERNEQRVARNLVQVPT